Below is a genomic region from Catenuloplanes atrovinosus.
GACCAGACCGCGTGCCGGCGGCGCTGGATGTCGTCGAACGCCTCCAGTTGCGCGGTGAGGAACGCGGCCAGCAGGTCCGCGGGAAGGTAGGACGAGCCGACGTCGACCCAGCGGTACTTGTCCACCATGCCGCGGAAGAACTGGCTGCGGTTCGTGCCCTTCTCCCGGACGATCTCCGCGCGGGTGAAGTAGCTGAGGTCGTTGAAGACCAGCGCGCCGCCCTCCCCGCACTGCACGTTCTTGGTGACGTGGAAGCTCTGCGTGGCCAGCGCGCCGAACGAGCCGAGCGGCCGGCCGTAGTAGGTCCCGCCCAGCCCGTGCGCGTTGTCCTCGATCACGGTCAGTCCGTGCCGGGCCGCGATCGCCGCGATCGACGACATCTCGCAGCCCACGCCGCCGTAGTGGACGACCACGATCGCGCGGGTGCGCGACGTGATCGCCTCCTCGACGCACCGCTCGTCCAGGTTGAGCGTGTCCGGCCGGCAGTCCACGAAGACCGGGACCGCGCCGCGCAGTGCGAACGCGTTCGCGGTGGAGACGAACGTGAACGACGGCACGATGACCTCGTCGCCGGGCCGCAGGTCCAGCAGGATCGCGGCCATCTCCAGCGCGTGTGTGCAGGAGGTGGCGAGCAGCGCCTCCGGGGCGTCGACGAGGCGGGTCAGCAGGCCGGTGGCGCGCGCGGTGAACGGTCCGTCACCGGAGAGCGCACCGAGCCCGATCGCCTCGCCGACGTACTCCCGTTCCAGGCCGCACAGGTACGGCCGGTTGAACGGGATTCCGGTCAGGGTGGTGGTGGTCGCGGTCACCCGAACGACATTAATACCCCTATTTCGGCAAAATGCCACCCGAAACGGTCTTGTCCTCCCTCAGTGTGCGTGCACTCGCGGGCCGGACGTGTTCAGCGGGGTCAACGGCAGCAGCTTCTTACCGGTCGGGCCGATCTGGATCTCGGTGTCCATGCTCGGGCAGACACCGCAGTCGAAGCACGGCGTCCACCGGCAGTCGTCCTGCTCGTACTCGCTGAGCGCGTCCTGCCAGTCCTGCCACAGCCACTCCTTGTCCAGGCCCGAGTCCAGGTGGTCCCAGGGCAGGACCTCGGTCTCGTCGCGCTCCCGGACCGTGAACCAGTCGAGGTCCACGCCGAACGCCGGCAGCACCTCGGCCGCGGAGTCCACCCAGCGCTGGAACGAGAAGTGCTCGTTCCACCCGTCGAACCGGCCGCCCTTCTCCCAGACCCGCCGGATCACCGCGCCGACCCGCCGGTCACCGCGGGACAGCAGGCCCTCGATCAGCGACGGCTCGCCGTCGTGGTACCGGTAGCCGATCGCGCGGCCCAGCGACCGATCGCTGTTGATCGCCTGCTTGAGCATCCGCAGCCGGTTGTCGATCACCTCGGGCCGGTCCATCGGCGCCCACTGGAACGGCGTGTGCGGCTTCGGCACGAACCCGCCGATGCTCACGGTGCAGCGGATGTCCTTCGACCCGGTCGCGGCGCGGCCCGCCTTGATCACCTCGTGCGCGAGCCGGGCGATCTGCAGCACGTCCTCGTCCTGCTCGGTCGGCAGCCCGCACATGAAGTACAGCTTCACCTGCCGCCAGCCGTTGGTGTACGCCGTGACGACCGTGCGGATCAGGTCCTCCTCGCTGACCATTTTGTTGATCACGCGGCGGATTCGCTCCGAGCCGCCCTCCGGGGCGAACGTCAGGCCGGTGCGCCGCCCGTTGCGGGACAGCTCCTGCGCCAGCTCGATGTTGAACGCGTCCACCCGGGTCGACGGCAGCGACAGCGACACGTTCGTGCCCTCGTACTGCTCGGCCAGGCCGGAGCACATGTCGCCGATCTCGGTGTGGTCCGCGCTGGACAGCGACAGCAGGCCGACCTCGGAGTAACCGGAGAACTCCAGGCCCTGGCGCACCATCTGGCCCACGGTCTCGATCGAGCGCTCGCGCACCGGTCGGGTGATCATGCCGGCCTGGCAGAAGCGGCAGCCGCGCGTGCAGCCGCGGAAGATCTCCACCGCGTACCGCTCGTGCACGGACTCGGCCAGCGGCACGATCGGCTTCTTCGGGTACGGCCACTGGTCCAGGTCCATGGTCGTGCGCTTGTTCACCCGGAACGGCACGTCCGCCCGGTTCGGCACGACCCGCTGGATCCGCCCGTCCGGCAGGTAGTCGACGTCGTAGAAGCGCGGCACGTACACGCTCTCGGTGCGCGCCAGGCGCAGCAGGATCTCGTCCCGGCCGCCGGGCGCGCCCTCCGCCTTCCACCGCCGGACGATCTCGGTGATCTCGAGGACCGCCTCCTCGCCGTCGCCCAGCACGGCCGCGTCGATGAAGTCCGCGATCGGCTCCGGGTTGAACGCGGCGTGACCGCCGGCCACGACGATCGGGTGTGCGTCCGTGCGGTCCTCGGAGTCCAGCGGGATGCCGGCCAGGTCCAGCGCGGTCAGCAGGTTCGTGTAACCCAGTTCGGTGGCGAACGAGAGCCCGAGCAGGTCGAACGCGCCGACCGGCCGGTGCGCGTCCACCGTGAACTGGGAGACGCCGTGCTCGCGCATCAGCGCCTCGAGGTCCGGCCACACCGCGTAGGTGCGCTCGGCCAGCACGTCCGGCTGCTCGTTGAGCACCTCGTAGAGGATCTGGACGCCCTGGTTCGGCACGCCCACCTCGTAGGCGTCCGGGTACATCAGCGCCCAGCGCACGGTCGCGGAGTCCCAGTCCTTGACGACCGCGCCGAGCTCGCCGCCGACGTATTGAATCGGCTTGCTGACCAGCGGCAGCAGTTGTTCGAGCTGGGGCCAGACCGATACGGCGTCCCTCGAACCAGCGGTGCTCATGAAACCTCCCGGGATCAACCAACCAGGGTACGCGGCCACGGTGAGCACTCCGCGACCCGGACCGCCGCACCGAAACCGTCACGGAGCGTGCTGGACCGGCGGGGATAACCTCGCTTGTGAGGGCACGCGCACGGCCCACGACCCTGAAACGGCGAGGAGACAGCGACGATGGCGGAAGACCGGCCGGACCGCCACCCGGAGCCCGAGCCGCCGGCCGCCGCCGGCTCCGAGGCCGCACCATCACACCCGTCCGGGGGTACGGACGGAAGCGCCGCCACCGGACCGGACGGCACCGCGACGATGCCGGCGCCGGACCGGCCGGCCACGGACGACGACACCGCGAGCCAGGACACCGCGCGCACGCCGGCCGCCGCCGCCGGCGAGGGTGAGGCGGCCGCGGACGGGACCGAGACGCTCCCGGCCGAGCAGCCGCGGCCGGCGCCGTGGCGGGGTGCGGCCGTCGTGCCGCCGCCCGGGCCGAAGAAGCGCCGCCGGTTCGGGTTCGGGCGCGACCGGGCCGAGGAGCAGCCGGACCGGCCGCTCGACCCGACGCTGGACCTGCCCGCGCCAGTGGACCCGTGGGAGGGCACGGCCGACTGGGACGAGCACGTGCCGGACCAGCACTACGAGTACCCGCCGCCGCCCCCGACCCGGATCGACCGGGCGGACCTGCCGCGCACCACGGTCGAGCCGCCGGCCCGGCAGCCCGGTCCTCCCCCGCAGCCGCCGCGGTCCCACCAGCCACAGCCGCCACCGTCCCAGCCGCCACCGTCCCAGCCGCCACGGTCCCAGCCGCCGCGGGCGCCGCAGCCGCCGCCGCAGTACGCGCCGCCGTCGTACACCCGGCCGCAGCAACCGCCGCCACCGCCACCGCCCGCGCAGAGCCGGCCGGTGCCGCCCCCCGCGCCCGCGAAGAAGCGGAAGAAGGACCGCAAGCAGGCCGCGCGCCCGCAGCTGCCGGCCCGCCCGCCGGGTTACCCGCCGCCCGGCTATCCGCCGCCGGGGGGCTACCCGCCGCCGCAGATGCGCCGGCGTCGGCGCCGCCGCTGGCCGATGGTGCTGCTCACCATGCTGTTACTCACCGTGGCCTGCTGCTGCGGCGTGCCCGCCTACTTCGGCACGCCGCTGTGGCAGCAGTACCCGGCGAAGGCGTCGCTGCCGGAGGCGATAGCGGACCTGTCGCTGCGCAGCGGCGCGGAGGCGGACGAGACGTCGCAGTCGCTGGAGGCGGAGATGCGCGGCGCGCACCTGCTGGCCGAGAGCACGTTCGCGGGCGTCTACGGCGATGCCGGCGGCAAGCAGGTGACCGTCTTCGGCGTGACCGGGTTCCGCTGGTCGCCGGAGACCGACCTGGAGGCCGAGATGACGCGGCTGACCGAGGTGTACGGGCTGTCCGGCGTCGAGCCGGTGGACGCCGGCGACAGCGGTGGCTTCCAGCGCTGCGGCACCGGAGAGGCGGACGGCGCCACCGTGGTGGTGTGCGGCTGGGCCGACCACGGCAGCCTCGGCACCGCGGTCTTCACCCGCCGCTCGGTCGCGGACAGCGCGGCGCTGCTGGACCGCATCCGGGGCGCCGTGATCACCCGGGAGCAGATCACGGTCTGACGCGTGGAAGCGGCCGCACGTGCAAGTTGCATGTGAGCTGAACCACAAACATAAACGGTGCGTCACCGGGGGGCCGGGCGGGCGGCGGGGAAAGAATTCGTCGCATGCGGCGCTGGCTGTTCGGAGACCACCTGGGGCCGCACTTTCTGGACCATCCGGACCAGCCGGTGCTGATGGTGGAGTCCCGGGCGGTCTTCGAGCGCCGCGCGTTCCACCGGCAGAAGGCGCACCTGATGCTCTCCGCGATGCGACACCGGGCCGCCGAGCTGGGCGATCGCGTGCTCTACCGGAAGACTCGGACGTATCGGGAGGCGCTGCGCCTGGCCGGCGAGCCGGTCGACGTGTGCGCGCCGACCACGCTGCGCGCCCGCCGGCTCGTCGGCGGGCTGGACGGCGTCACGGTGCTGCCGCCGCGCGGATACGTGACGGGCCACGACGAGTTCGTCGGGTGGGCGGACGCGCGCCGCGGCACGCTGCGTATGGAGGAGTTCTACCGGTACGCGCGGCACCGGCACGACGTGCTGATGGAGCCGGACGGGACTCCCGCCGGCGGGAAGTGGAACCTGGACGCGGACAACCGCAACCCGCCGCCGCGCGGCGTGACCCGGCTCGACGTGCCGCCCCCGCCGGAGATCGTCGAGGACGAGATCGACGCCGAGGTCCGCGCGGACCTGGACCGGTGGGCGGCCGAGGGCGTCGAGTTCACCGGCCGGGACGGGCCGCGGATCTTCCCGGCCACCCGCGGGGAGGCGCTGGACCGGCTGCGGCACTTCGTCACGTACCGGCTGCCGCGCTTCGGCCCGCACGAGGACGCGATGCTCTCCGGCGACCCGTTCATGGCGCACAGCCTGCTCTCGTCCAGCTTCAACCTGGGGCTGCTCGACCCGATGGAGGCGGTGCGCCGCGCGGAGGCGGCGTACCGGGCGGGCTCGGTGCCGCTGGCCAGCGCGGAGGGCTTCATCCGGCAGCTGATCGGCTGGCGCGACTACGTCTGGCACCTCTACTGGTACTTCGACGCCGGATACCGCTCGGTCAACGAGCTCTCCGCGCGCAACCGGCTACCCGCCTGGTTCGCGAACCTGGACGCGGACGCCGTGGAGGCGGCCTGCCTGTCGGACGTGCTGGCCGGGGTACGCGATCGCGGCTACGCGCATCACATCCCGCGCCTGATGGTGCTGGGCAACTACGCGCTGCAACGCGGCTGGCGACCGGCCGACATGGCCGACTGGTTCCACCGCAACTTCATCGACGGCTTCGAGTGGGTGATGGTGGCGAACGTGGTCGGCATGAGCCAGTACGCCGACCTCGGCCGGATAACCACCAAGCCGTACGCCGCGGGCGGCAACTACATCAACCGGATGAGCGACTACTGCGGCGGCTGCCGCTACGACCCCCGAGTCCGCCTCGGCGACAACGCCTGCCCGTTCACCGCCGGCTACTGGTCCTTCCTGCACCGCACGCGCGAACGCCTCTCCGGCAACGTCCGGATGATGCGCTCACTCCAGCAACTCGACCGGATCGACGACATCGACGCCGTCGTCGCCCAGGAGCAGGCCCGCGGCTCCGACGCCCCCTGACCGGCCACCACGCGACCGGCAGGCAGCCCGGCTGCCGCCCCGACCACCCACCCCTGACCGGAGTAAACGCTCCGCCTCCTCGGCCGGCCGGTGCCCGCTGCGAGCATGCGGACCGCAACCCCGCCGGAAGCGGGAACATGATTTCCTAAGAGGTCTTCGGCGGTGCGTAGTTCGGGACGTACTCCTGGCCGGTCAGCTTCTGGATCTCGGCCATGACCTCGTCCGTTATCGCGCGCAGGCCGAGCGTGTCGGTGGCGCGGCCGGTGAAGTCCATCGGCTTGCCGAAGCGGATCACCGCGCCGCTCGGCCGGAACTTCGGCAGTCGCTGGCCGATCGGCTGCATCCGGTCGGTGCCGAGCACGCCCACCGGGATGACCGGCACGCCGGCCATGGTGGCGAGGCGGGCGACGCCGGTGCGCCCCTTGTAGAGGCGGCCGTCCGGGGAGCGGGTGCCCTCCGGGTAGACGACCACCTGGCCGCCGCTCTGGAGCACCGGGATGGCCGCGTCGAACGCGGCGAGCGCGGCGCGTCCGCCGGCCCGCTCGACCGGGATCGCGCCGAGCGCCTGGAGCAGGTGCTTGACGAAGAGGCCGCGCGGGCCGGTGCCCTTGAAGTACTCCGACTTGGCCCAGAACGCGAGGTGGCGCGGGACGACGACCGCGGAGAGCACCTCGTCCGCGACGGAGAGGTGGTTGCTGGCGAAGATGAGGCCGCCGGAGTCCGGGATGTTCTCGCGGCCCTCGACCTCCGGCTGCCAGATCAGGTTCAGGAGCGGACCGACCGTGACCTTCCCGAACGAATAGAGCGGTGGCAACCCTCGACCCTCCTGCGACGTGAGCCCCGGAGCCGGGGCGATCACACGGTAGCCGACGGATGCCGAAAAGAAAGCACCCCGTACCGCCTGGTGAGGGCGGCACGGGGTGCTAAGGAACACACGGTCAGCGGACGACCTGGACGACGACCTCCTCGCCGTCGCCGACCTCGCCGGTGAACCCGGTGACGCCGGCCGCGAAGGCCACGTCGTCGGCCAGCACCTCGCCGGCCACGAAGTCGCGGTACGCCCGGACCGCGGCGACCACCTCGTCGGACGCGGAGAGGGTGACCGTGATCCGGTCGGAGACGTTCAGGTCCGCGTCGCGGCGGGCCTGCTGGACCACCCGCACCACGTCCCGGGCCAGGCCCTCCGCGGCCAGCTCCGGCGTGACCGCGGTGTCGAGCACGACCACGCCGCCGTTCGGCAGCGTCGCCGAGTTCTCCACGTCCACCGCGACCAGTTTCAGCTCGTACTCGCCGTCCTGGAGGGTGACGCCGGCCGCGACCGGCGCGCCGTCCACCAACTGCCAGTCGCCGCTCTTGACCGCCTTGATGACCTGCTGGACCGCGCCGCCGACGCGCGGGCCGAGCGCGCGCGGCACGACCGTGAGCACCTGCCGGCAGTAGTCCTCCACCTGCGTGGTGAACACGACCTCCTTCACGTTGACCTCGTCCGCGATGAGCGCGGTGAAGTCGCCGAGCGAGTCCGCGTCCGGCGTGGCCACGGTCAGCTTCGGCAGCGGCAGCCGGACGCGCAGCGCGCGGGCCTTGCGCAGCGACAGCGCGCCGGAGCAGACGTCCCGGACCGAGTCCATGGCCGCGACCAGCGCGTGGTCGGCTGGGAACTCCTCCGCGGACGGCCAGTCGGTCAGGTGCACCGAGCGCCCGCCGGTCAGGCCGCGCCAGATCTCCTCGCTGGTCAGCGGCGCGAGCGGCGCCACCACCCGGGCGAGCGTCTCCAGCACGGTGTAGAGCGTGTCGAACGCGTCGCGGTCGCCCTCCCAGAACCGGTCGCGGGACCGGCGCACGTACCAGTTGGTCAGCGCGTCCAGGTAGTTGCGGACGGTCGCGCAGGCGCCGGAGATGTCGTAGTCGTCCAGCTGCCGCTGCACGGCCGTGACCAGCTCACCGGTCTTGGCCAGGACGTAGCGGTCGAGGACGTTCGCCGAGTCGGTCCTCCGCCTCGCCTCGTAGCCCTCCGCGTTCGCGTAGAGCGAGAAGAAGTACCAGACGTTCCACAGCGGCAGCAGCACCTGGCGGACCGCGTCGCGGATCGCGACCTCGGTGACCGCCATGTCGCCGCCGCGCAGCACCGGCGAGGACATCAGCATCCACCGCATCGCGTCCGACCCGTGCGAGTCGAACACCTTGTAGACGTCCGGGTAGTTCCGCAGGCTCTTGGACATCTTGCGCCCGTCCTCGCCGAGCAGGATGCCGTGGCTGAGGCAGTTGCGGAACGCCGGCCGGTCGAACAGCGCGGTGGCCAGCACGTGCATGGTGTAGAACCAGCCGCGGGTCTGGCCGATGTACTCCACGATGAAGTCGCCCGGGTAGTGGTGGTCGAACCACTCCGCGTTCTCGAACGGGTAGTGCACCTGCGCGAACGGCATCGAGCCGGACTCGAACCAGCAGTCCAGCACCTCCGGCACCCGGCGCATGGTGGACTTCCCGGTCGGGTCGTCCGGGTTGGGCCGGGTCAGCTCGTCCACGAACGGCCGGTGCAGGTCGGTGACGCGCACGCCGAAGTCGCGCTCCAGCTCCTCGTAGGAGCCGTAGACGTCGACCCGCGGGTACTGCGGGTCGTCCGACTTCCAGACCGGGATCGGCGAGCCCCAGAACCGGTTGCGGCTGATCGACCAGTCGCGCGCGTTCGCCAGCCACTTGCCGAACGAGCCGTCCTTGATGTGCGACGGCGTCCAGTTGATCTGCTGGTTCAGCTCGACCATCCGGTCCCGGAACGTGGAGACCGCCACGAACCAGGACGAGACCGCCTTGTAGACCAGCGGGGTCTCGCACCGCCAGCAGTGCGGGTACGAGTGCGTGTACGTGTCCTGCCGCAGCAGCACGCCCCGGTCCTTGAGCAGCCGGATGACCGGCTTGTTCACGTCGAAGACCTGCTCGCCCCGGAAGTCCGGGACCAGCGCGGTGAACCGGGTGTGGTCGTCCACGGTCACGATGGTCGGGATGCCGGCCGCGTTGCAGGCGTTCTGGTCGTCCTCGCCGAACGCGGGCGCCATGTGCACCACGCCGGTGCCGTCCTCGGTGGTGACGAAGTCCGCGCCGAGCACCTGGAACGCGTTCGGCCCGGCCTGCTCGACCAGATAGTCGAACAGCGGCGTGTACCGCTTCCCGACCAGCTCGGCGCCCCGCACGGTGCCGACCTGCTCGAAGCCCTCCAGTTCCCTGGCGTACGCCGCGACCCGCGACTCGCCGAGCAGATAGCGCGACCCGTCCTTCTCCAGCACCGCGTACGTGATGTCCGGGCCGACCGCGAGCGCCAGGTTCGACGGCAGCGTCCACGGCGTGGTGGTCCAGACGCCGATCTTCTCGCCGGAGTCGAGCTGGAACCAGACCGTGACGGACGGGTCCTGCCGGTCCCGGTAGACGTCGTCCATCCGGGTCTCGGTGTTCGACAGCGGCGTCTCACAGCGCCAGCAGTACGCCAGCACCCGGAAGCCCTCGTAGACCAGGCCCTTGTCGTGCAGCGTCTTGAAGGCCCACATCACGGACTCCATGTAGTCCGGGTCGAGGGTCTTGTAGTCGTTCTCGAAATCCACCCAGCGGGCCTGGCGCGTGACGTACCGCTCCCACTCGTTGGTGTACTTCAGCACCGACGTGCGGCAGGCGTCGTTGAACGTCTGCACGCCCAGGTCCAGGATCTCGGCCTTGGTGGAGATGCCGAGCTGCTTCTCCGCCTCGACCTCCGCGGGCAGGCCGTGGGTGTCCCAGCCGAACCGCCGCTCCACCCGCCGGCCACGCATCGTCTGGTAGCGCGGGACCAGGTCCTTGACGTAGCCGGTGAAGAGGTGGCCGTAGTGCGGGAGGCCGTTGGCGAACGGTGGGCCGTCGTAGAAGACGTATTCGTTCTTGCCGTCATCCCCGGCCGGCCTGGCCTCGACGGAGGCCTCGAAGGTCTTGTCGGACGCCCAGTAGTCCAGGACGCCGCGCTCGACCGCCGGCAGGTCCGGGCTGGCCGGCACGCCGGGCGTCGCAGCGTTCTTGGGGTACGCCATCGGTGGTCACTTCCTACTCGCAGCCTGCTCACTCAAGGTCTGCGAGGACGAGCCAAGGCCCGCGGTACCACCCCGCTTGACGACCGAGGATCCGGTCGCCCGCTCATTGCCGGCTGTGACGGGCCGTCCCGTCCGGTTCTACTCGGCCCCCAGAGGGGGCTTTTCTTCCGGAGGCTCCCCGGTGATGGCCGGATCGACGCCTTGCTGCCCTCCAGAGTACCCACCCTCCCCCGCCGGCCTCATCCGAGTTACCGGTGGTTCGGCCGGACCCGAATTCGTTTCTCGCCGTGCCCCGCACGCTCTAGGTTCGGGCGCATGGAGAACGCGATCGAGGCTGAGGGGCTGCGGCGTACCTACCGCAGCCGCACGGGGTGGCTGAGACCGAGGACCACCGAGGTGCACGCGGTGCGCGGCGTGGACCTGACGGTGGGCCGGGGCGAGCTGTTCGGCCTGCTCGGGCCGAACGGGGCCGGCAAGACCACCACCATCAAGATGCTGAACACGCTGCTCATCCCGTCCTCCGGTACCGCCCGGATCTGCGGTTTCGACGTCGAGCGGCAGACCCGTGAGGTGCGCAGGCGGATCGGGTACGTGTTCGGCGGCGACCGGGGCCTCTACGAGCGCCTCTCCGCGCTGGACAACCTGCGGTACTTCGCGGAGCTGTACGGCGTGCCCGCGCGCGAGCAAAAGCGCCGGATCGCCGAGCTGCTGGAGCTGGTCAAGCTGACCGGCCGGGAGCGGGAGCGGGTGGAGGGGTATTCGCGCGGCATGCGCCAGCGGCTGCACATCGCGCGCGGTCTGCTCCACTCCCCCGAGGTGATCTTTCTGGACGAGCCGTCGATCGGCGTGGACCCGGTGGCCGCCCGCGAGCTGCGCGCCACCGTGGCGAACCTGGCCGCGACCGGCACCACCGTGCTGCTGACCACGCACTACATGGCCGAGGCGGACGAGCTCTGCGACCGGATCGCGGTGATCTCGGACGGGGAGATCCAGGCGCTGGGCACGCCCGCGGAGCTGCGCCACCGGGCGGACGGGCGGCGCGTGCTGGAGATCGAGGCCTACGGCGTACCCGCGGACGCTCTTGAAGATCTTCAAAACCTCCCGGGGGTACGCGAGGCGGCGGTCGAGGAGCGCGGCCAGGTGCAGGTGCTGACCGTGCAGTCGGACGCGGACGTGGACGTGCAGCAGGACGTGCTGCGCCGGCTGGACGGGGTGCGCCTGGGCCGGGTCACGTCCCGCGAGCCCACGCTGGAGGACGCGTACGTGGCGATCATCGCGGCGGCCGGCAAGCGGGAGCCGGTGATCGTGTGAGAAGCCTGCGCATGCTGGTGCTCGGGATGCTGTTCCACATGAAGCACGTGTCCCGGTCGCCGTTCGACCTCGCGGTGTTCGTGGTGGTGCCGGTGGTGCAGGCCACGCTCGCGGTGTACCTGTTCCGCGCGTCCGCGGAGCCGCAGAAGCTGCTTCAGGCCGCGGTCGGCGCCGGGATGATGGGCGTCTGGTCGTCCGTGCTGTTCGGCGCCGGCGGCGCGATCCAGTCCCAGCGCTGGCAGGGCACGCTGGAGATGCTGATGCTGGCGCCCCGGCGGCCCGTCATGATCTTCCTGCCGATCACGCTGGCCCAGGGCGCGATCGGCAGCTACGCGCTGCTGGCCACGCTCGTCTGGGCCCGCGTGCTCTACGGCATCCGGCTGGACTTCGCGCGCCCGTGGGCGTTCCTGGTCACCGCGCCGGTCACGGTGCTGTCGCTGGGCGCGTTCGGCATCCTGCTGGCGTCGCTGTTCGTGCTGCTGCGCCACGCGAACGCACTGCAGAACGCGCTGGAGTACCCGGTCTGGCTGCTCTCCGGCATGCTGCTGCCGATCTCGTCGCTGCCCGCGTGGACCGGCCCGCTCGCGGCCGTGCTCCCGACCACCTGGGGTGCGCGGGCGATGCGCGAGGCGACCGCGGGCGGCGCGGTCTGGCCGTCGCTCGCCTGGTGCGCCGGGATCAGCGCGATCTGCCTCGCGCTCGGCGCACTGTCCCTGGTCCACGTGGAGCGGCGGGCCCGCGCGGCGGCCACGCTGGCGCTGGCATGAGCGAGCGAATCATCGGCTCAGCACCGACCACAACGAAACCGCGGCGCGAAGGAGAGTCCGGCATGAGGGGCACGCTCCGGCTGCTCGGGATGGGCAGCGTGATCGCGTACCGGGCGCTGTTCAACTGGACGACGCCGCCGGTCTTCATCGGGTCGCTGCTGGTCGGGCCGCTCTTCCAGCTGATCTTCTTCGCCTACGTGGGCCGGCAGCTGTCGGTCGGCGACGACCGGTTCTACATCGTCGGCAACGCGGTGCTGGCCGCCGCGTGGACGTGCGTGTTCGGCGGCACGATGGCGATCGGCAACGAGCGCCGCTTCGGCACGCTCGGCCACGTGCTGCTGTCCCC
It encodes:
- a CDS encoding ABC transporter permease — protein: MLVLGMLFHMKHVSRSPFDLAVFVVVPVVQATLAVYLFRASAEPQKLLQAAVGAGMMGVWSSVLFGAGGAIQSQRWQGTLEMLMLAPRRPVMIFLPITLAQGAIGSYALLATLVWARVLYGIRLDFARPWAFLVTAPVTVLSLGAFGILLASLFVLLRHANALQNALEYPVWLLSGMLLPISSLPAWTGPLAAVLPTTWGARAMREATAGGAVWPSLAWCAGISAICLALGALSLVHVERRARAAATLALA